In Plodia interpunctella isolate USDA-ARS_2022_Savannah chromosome 9, ilPloInte3.2, whole genome shotgun sequence, a single genomic region encodes these proteins:
- the LOC128672234 gene encoding uncharacterized protein LOC128672234 isoform X2, protein MSDNLKDIAKHYEGNVFPEHPQSIGLFTIPEFPEFEQRGMWSAALSAIFTTLRYLAPATLLTLFWGQHSFLFKLLKHIDSAFRAIFSSEEQKQDVLQWLNSVGPVKATQLDTVWRHGWIVCGVLDAALPGACAGHPPTKLSLKHAQAIADHYLGVEPVFSRQELESNDSLSKHQEWKLATYLDRLREALTKITPPVSKPTSQRTSPEATQFTIDYVAKGSGLAAAQVNNTMSFKIYPTAQQSLDPGEITILIRGPKDTYGMAVLPPILGKAQLIRQKLLGLQTKPNYTENALPITQGATYLRNYGKNDMNKTYHIPKTKYDIEIENEVRSDHIKISYFAPFEGRYEIFITSRGQNIAGSPFLISASNNIISLLEKENYSLEDGEEIDIVDVKTDRKVVLRIVDFVTEKMLLRENGSLEKITDDEAKILMTTDTGTTKMLTSEATTKNVSQVHEKRIESTCKSVRFRNVLQKVVTMVRVCRIWSKIVAEKRSIETEKSMTVKSRNNKYIPDIVNSTFTDSNIDPYVMRETRDKLIIPENISVSILTEKCQPGFVKNKPISEARFENSSQNLTDDTCSPDSIEEYIQVQTNIENDLFKISQSPNNNPFLNETYEQNYKIEKELGSYVANEYETNNSQNEETPDAPIKIIVEENDFLPPINSNPFIDINLIERPKSPVFKIISGEIKSRVVSPVPLDEEEIGNEFINPFFVHQHHQSSELDAPLPIADFIIGAPVSLPPLLRASSPVPEMESLLINEVNQEKMQNIKDEENESCEYSTPLHTNQSKAKDNINVENNNVSSTFHSLDDANITESTVSNKQCLETYNVNTTHTCISVTPKREIWDSAYVSIDDNNSSPDSNNNDNTPLCEAINKQKFSPSDNNFGLAHDEFLNMGPAEREIWQTCNELKDNMVLSHDDVRMSKTDIKRPIFTPIIEECDRSLSSTIKEKNKSVLAGKNKESDAVTVAFAELNDIYQEYFPTTKKDYFAKANEEDKIHYADVENGNDEDENRHVNSASESETDVKRQMNELEGKISEVQANATESVSVSQTLHENQTQNNVKSVYKNELQFGDNKSTNIVLERKKYWDEKIRQIEAKSEESTTLQKKRRLSSRHLRNNDSLTKRRGKHIVKNFLNAEQDKSHIKANAIINRRSPIPQEVSTSTNQDKEPHTEVKLVDKWKNYWDSKLTAENNEKENKENSSCFRTKSPKSLKSPTSSKSPTSTKSSNSHKSLTLPTTQVVKSNEDTIEAYNEIVSETPVPVKHELPEEVFKAFETSPKRFFGTSRKQILNKIDTFLGKPSTVDKSSADEICASRDSGLVSNRISMFHKISNTEDVSWSRRKCQSLHNISHGSDKNLFSSQKNSEIIKHKYNDSQVIQPTGNLNTDMDDSRTDIKKTQNKSTLKDKRAKVEYKTFNRSFDETTLSQELDELRNQNKYVKRTIKDLNQHDQNLDKYKKSNELRKSSISRSEMDIFNKAIKATDDDLDKYKSCDELPKINVKNFISLYESVSSTTKPSTAVGKLGKNIFSSQMQVHNNSTQGAITSSGPSSIMRPRPYLTRSRTYTSSENMSIDSGGTRTTSSLDIENVTGLDKETTYVSLSDIELEIVESPDKCKESTPKLLQKDDTDKVKKDYKSRFKIAKEFFQSLEEIGPVKKPPKINECQAMLQSTSTESLESKQKKRPKSKVGKSHSMPSSEFARIWNEMKDEDSNKLVKISEKFNVDDLFTDVTEGKLSRQGSLRGIPHKKAVLEAFRSMENVSDNTISPYEMAVSQQNDIAQDKEAKKAQTYLSEYPYLPTTCPSMYHSRIDAKASGLISLKELKDMKRPRRNSVPDLRLNPTFTADL, encoded by the exons TCTTCTCAAGCGAAGAGCAAAAACAAGATGTGCTTCAATGGCTAAACAGCGTTGGGCCTGTCAAAGCCACCCAACTGGACACAGTATGGCGGCACGGGTGGATAGTGTGCGGGGTGTTAGACGCGGCGCTACCCGGCGCATGCGCAGGTCATCCACCCACGAAGCTGTCATTGAAGCACGCGCAGGCCATCGCCGATCATTATCTTGGCGTTGAGCCG GTCTTCTCCCGTCAAGAGCTGGAATCGAACGACTCACTAAGCAAGCATCAAGAATGGAAGCTGGCTACTTACTTAGACCGCCTCCGCGAAGCCCTAACCAAAATAACACCACCTGTCTCCAAACCAACATCCCAAAGAACTTCTCCAGAGGCCACGCAATTCACCATAGACTACGTAGCCAAGGGATCTGGTCTTGCAGCGGCGCAGGTCAATAACACAATGTCTTTCAAAATATACCCAACAGCACAGCAATCTTTAGACCCTGGAGAAATAACAATCTTAATACGAGGACCCAAAGACACCTATGGTATGGCAGTGCTACCACCGATTCTAGGCAAAGCGCAATTGATCCGTCAAAAATTATTAGGCCTGCAAACGAAACCTAATTATACAGAAAACGCTCTGCCTATAACCCAAGGGGCCACCTACCTTAGAAATTACGGGAAAAATGATATGAACAAAACATATCACAtacctaaaacaaaatacgaCATCGAAATCGAAAACGAAGTGCGATCAGATCATATAAAGATAAGTTACTTTGCTCCATTTGAAGGAAGATATGAAATCTTTATCACAAGTCGAGGACAAAATATCGCTGGATCACCATTTTTAATATCTgcatcaaataatattatcagcttactagaaaaagaaaattattcacTAGAAGATGGCGAAGAAATTGATATTGTAGATGTAAAAACGGATAGAAAAGTCGTTTTAAGAATCGTCGACTTCGTAACTGAGAAAATGTTACTAAGAGAAAATGGATCCTTGGAAAAAATAACCGACGATGAAGCAAAGATATTAATGACAACAGACACTGGTACAACTAAAATGTTAACATCTGAAGCAACCACGAAAAACGTATCGCAAGTACATGAAAAACGTATCGAAAGTACATGTAAAAGTGTTCGATTTAgaaatgttttacaaaaagtCGTCACAATGGTCAGGGTTTGTAGAATTTGGTCTAAAATAGTAGCGGAAAAACGTTCTATTGAAACAGAAAAAAGTATGACTGTTAAATCTAGAAACAACAAATACATTCCCGATATTGTTAATTCGACATTCACAGACTCGAACATAGATCCCTACGTTATGAGGGAGACTCGCGATAAGTTAATAATTCCTGAGAATATTTCTGTGTCTATTCTCACTGAAAAATGTCAGCCTggctttgttaaaaataagccTATAAGTGAAGCTCGTTTTGAAAATAGTTCTCAAAATTTGACTGATGACACATGTAGCCCCGACAGCATAGAAGAGTACATACAAGTGCAGAccaatattgaaaatgatttgtttaaaatttctcAGTCTCCAAATAATAACCCATTCCTAAATGAAACAtatgaacaaaattataaaatagaaaaggaaTTGGGATCTTACGTTGCAAATGAATACGAAACAAATAATTCTCAAAACGAAGAAACGCCAGATgcaccaataaaaataattgttgaaGAAAACGACTTTTTACCGCCTATTAATAGTAATCcatttatagatataaatctAATAGAAAGACCGAAATCtccagtttttaaaataatatcaggAGAAATAAAGAGTCGTGTTGTATCACCAGTTCCGCTAGATGAGGAAGAAATTGGAAACGAATTTATAAATCCATTTTTCGTTCATCAACATCATCAATCAAGTGAGCTAGATGCTCCTCTACCCATCGCGGATTTTATAATTGGCGCACCAGTGTCGTTACCACCTTTGCTACGAGCTTCATCTCCTGTACCTGAAATGGAATCATTATTGATTAACGAAGTAAATCAAGAAAAGatgcaaaatattaaagacGAAGAAAATGAATCTTGTGAATATTCTACTCCTTTACATACAAATCAATCGAAAGCAAAAGATAACATAAATGtagaaaacaataatgtatCATCCACATTTCATAGTTTGGATGATGCCAACATTACTGAAAGTACCGTCAGTAATAAGCAATGTCTAGAAACCTATAACGTTAATACTACACACACATGTATAAGCGTGACACCAAAAAGAGAAATATGGGATTCCGCGTATGTAAGTATCGATGATAACAATAGTTCTCCagatagtaataataatgataatacaCCTTTGTGTGaggcaataaataaacagaagtTTTCTCCTAGCGATAACAATTTTGGACTTGCACACGacgaatttttaaatatgggACCAGCCGAAAGAGAAATTTGGCAAACTTGCAATGAACTTAAGGATAATATGGTTTTAAGTCATGATGACGTTAGAATGTCCAAAACTGATATAAAACGACCAATATTTACACCTATTATAGAAGAATGTGATCGAAGCTTATCATCtactataaaagaaaaaaataaatcagttcTGGCTGGGAAAAACAAAGAGTCTGATGCTGTAACGGTGGCATTTGCCGAACTTAATGATATATACCAAGAGTACTTTCCTACTACAAAGAAAGATTATTTTGCCAAAGCAAATGAAGAAGACAAAATTCATTACGCAGACGTGGAAAATGGAAACGACGAAGATGAGAATAGACATGTCAATTCAGCATCTGAAAGCGAAACAGATGTGAAGAgacaaatgaatgaattagAAGGAAAGATTTCTGAGGTTCAGGCAAATGCCACTGAATCTGTTTCAGTAAGTCAGACCCTTCATGAAAACCAAACACAAAACAATGTGAAAAGTGTATATAAAAACGAATTACAATTTGGAGATAATAAATCTACTAACATAGTacttgaaagaaaaaaatactgggaTGAAAAAATACGTCAAATAGAAGCTAAATCAGAAGAATCGACTACACTTCAAAAGAAAAGGAGACTTTCATCTAGACATTTGAGAAATAACGATTCTTTAACAAAGCGAAGAGGTAaacatattgttaaaaatttccTTAATGCCGAACAAGATAAAAGTCACATTAAAGCCAATGCTATTATAAACAGGAGAAGTCCCATACCGCAAGAAGTGTCCACATCAACAAATCAAGACAAAGAACCACATACTGAAGTCAAATTAGTAGATAAATGGAAAAATTACTGGGATAGTAAATTAACAgcagaaaataatgaaaaagagaataaagaaaattcgTCGTGTTTTAGAACTAAGTCACCAAAATCCCTGAAATCACCAACTTCTTCTAAATCACCCACTTCTACCAAATCATCGAATTCTCACAAATCACTAACTTTACCAACGACACAAGTAGTGAAATCAAATGAAGATACTATAGAAGCCTACAATGAAATCGTATCTGAAACACCCGTACCGGTGAAACATGAACTTCCAGAAGAAGTATTCAAAGCTTTTGAAACAAGtccaaaaagattttttggtACCTctagaaaacaaatattaaacaaaatagacACTTTTTTAGGAAAACCAAGCACCGTAGATAAATCATCGGCAGATGAGATCTGTGCCAGTCGAGATAGTGGATTAGTTTCTAATCGCATATcaatgtttcataaaatatccAATACTGAAGATGTATCATGGTCTCGAAGAAAATGTCAGAGTCTACATAATATTTCCCATGGGAGTgacaaaaatcttttttcatCGCAGAAGAATTCTGAAATCATTAAGCATAAATATAATGACTCTCAAGTCATACAGCCTACAGGGAACTTGAATACTGATATGGACGATTCTAGAACAGACATAAAAAAGACCCAAAACAAATCAACATTGAAAGACAAAAGAGCTAAAGTCgagtataaaacatttaacagAAGTTTCGACGAAACAACTTTAAGCCAAGAATTAGATGAACTTCGAAACCAGAACAAATATGTAAAGAGAACGATCAAAGATTTAAATCAACATGACCAAAACCTTGATAAATACAAGAAGTCAAATGAATTACGTAAATCATCTATAAGCAGGTCAGAaatggatatttttaataaggcCATAAAGGCAACCGATGATGATCTAGACAAGTACAAATCGTGTGACGAATTGCCTAAAATCAATGTGAAAAATTTCATATCTCTCTACGAAAGTGTCTCGAGTACAACTAAGCCATCGACAGCGGTCGGGAAACTTggcaaaaacatatttagttCTCAGATGCAGGTGCATAATAACTCGACGCAAG gAGCTATAACAAGCAGTGGGCCATCGAGTATAATGCGACCACGGCCTTATTTAACGAGGTCGCGAACTTACACTAGTTCTGAAAATATGAGCATTGACAGCGGTGGTACAAGAACTACCAGTTCCCTTGATATAGAAAATGTTACAGGATTAGATAAAGAAACTACCTACGTAAGCCTCTCTGATATAGAATTGGAGATAGTTGAGAGTCCAGACAAATGTAAAGAATCTACTCCCAAACTACTACAAAAAGACGACACGGACAAAGTAAAGAAAGATTACAAATCACGTTTCAAAATTGCGAAAGAGTTCTTCCAATCGTTAGAAGAAATCGGACCTGTAAAGAAACCTCCAAAAATAAACGAATGCCAAGCGATGCTACAAAGCACGTCCACTGAATCTCTCGaaagcaaacaaaaaaagCGACCAAAAAGTAAAGTAGGGAAGTCACATTCAATGCCATCATCAGAATTTGCTAGGATATGGAACGAGATGAAAGACGAAGATTCCAATAAATTGGTCAAGATATCAGAAAAATTCAATGTGGACGATTTATTTACTGATGTCACTGAAGGAAAATTAAGTAGGCAGGGTAGTTTAAGAGGCATTCCTCATAAGAAAGCAGTTCTCGAAGCATTTAGATCTATGGAAAACGTTTCAGATAATACAATTAGTCCTTATGAAATGGCAGTTTCTCAGCAAAATGACATAGCCCAAGATAAGGAGGCCAAAAAAGCGCAGACTTATTTGAGCGAATATCCATACTTACCTACAACATGTCCGTCTATGTACCATTCAAGAATCGATGCCAAGGCATCAGGACTTATTTCATTGAAAGAACTTAAAGATATGAAACGACCTAGAAGAAACAGTGTGCCAGATTTACGATTGAACCCAACATTCACCGCAGACCTTTAA
- the LOC128672234 gene encoding uncharacterized protein LOC128672234 isoform X4: MWSAALSAIFTTLRYLAPATLLTLFWGQHSFLFKLLKHIDSAFRAIFSSEEQKQDVLQWLNSVGPVKATQLDTVWRHGWIVCGVLDAALPGACAGHPPTKLSLKHAQAIADHYLGVEPVFSRQELESNDSLSKHQEWKLATYLDRLREALTKITPPVSKPTSQRTSPEATQFTIDYVAKGSGLAAAQVNNTMSFKIYPTAQQSLDPGEITILIRGPKDTYGMAVLPPILGKAQLIRQKLLGLQTKPNYTENALPITQGATYLRNYGKNDMNKTYHIPKTKYDIEIENEVRSDHIKISYFAPFEGRYEIFITSRGQNIAGSPFLISASNNIISLLEKENYSLEDGEEIDIVDVKTDRKVVLRIVDFVTEKMLLRENGSLEKITDDEAKILMTTDTGTTKMLTSEATTKNVSQVHEKRIESTCKSVRFRNVLQKVVTMVRVCRIWSKIVAEKRSIETEKSMTVKSRNNKYIPDIVNSTFTDSNIDPYVMRETRDKLIIPENISVSILTEKCQPGFVKNKPISEARFENSSQNLTDDTCSPDSIEEYIQVQTNIENDLFKISQSPNNNPFLNETYEQNYKIEKELGSYVANEYETNNSQNEETPDAPIKIIVEENDFLPPINSNPFIDINLIERPKSPVFKIISGEIKSRVVSPVPLDEEEIGNEFINPFFVHQHHQSSELDAPLPIADFIIGAPVSLPPLLRASSPVPEMESLLINEVNQEKMQNIKDEENESCEYSTPLHTNQSKAKDNINVENNNVSSTFHSLDDANITESTVSNKQCLETYNVNTTHTCISVTPKREIWDSAYVSIDDNNSSPDSNNNDNTPLCEAINKQKFSPSDNNFGLAHDEFLNMGPAEREIWQTCNELKDNMVLSHDDVRMSKTDIKRPIFTPIIEECDRSLSSTIKEKNKSVLAGKNKESDAVTVAFAELNDIYQEYFPTTKKDYFAKANEEDKIHYADVENGNDEDENRHVNSASESETDVKRQMNELEGKISEVQANATESVSVSQTLHENQTQNNVKSVYKNELQFGDNKSTNIVLERKKYWDEKIRQIEAKSEESTTLQKKRRLSSRHLRNNDSLTKRRGKHIVKNFLNAEQDKSHIKANAIINRRSPIPQEVSTSTNQDKEPHTEVKLVDKWKNYWDSKLTAENNEKENKENSSCFRTKSPKSLKSPTSSKSPTSTKSSNSHKSLTLPTTQVVKSNEDTIEAYNEIVSETPVPVKHELPEEVFKAFETSPKRFFGTSRKQILNKIDTFLGKPSTVDKSSADEICASRDSGLVSNRISMFHKISNTEDVSWSRRKCQSLHNISHGSDKNLFSSQKNSEIIKHKYNDSQVIQPTGNLNTDMDDSRTDIKKTQNKSTLKDKRAKVEYKTFNRSFDETTLSQELDELRNQNKYVKRTIKDLNQHDQNLDKYKKSNELRKSSISRSEMDIFNKAIKATDDDLDKYKSCDELPKINVKNFISLYESVSSTTKPSTAVGKLGKNIFSSQMQVHNNSTQGAITSSGPSSIMRPRPYLTRSRTYTSSENMSIDSGGTRTTSSLDIENVTGLDKETTYVSLSDIELEIVESPDKCKESTPKLLQKDDTDKVKKDYKSRFKIAKEFFQSLEEIGPVKKPPKINECQAMLQSTSTESLESKQKKRPKSKVGKSHSMPSSEFARIWNEMKDEDSNKLVKISEKFNVDDLFTDVTEGKLSRQGSLRGIPHKKAVLEAFRSMENVSDNTISPYEMAVSQQNDIAQDKEAKKAQTYLSEYPYLPTTCPSMYHSRIDAKASGLISLKELKDMKRPRRNSVPDLRLNPTFTADL; this comes from the exons TCTTCTCAAGCGAAGAGCAAAAACAAGATGTGCTTCAATGGCTAAACAGCGTTGGGCCTGTCAAAGCCACCCAACTGGACACAGTATGGCGGCACGGGTGGATAGTGTGCGGGGTGTTAGACGCGGCGCTACCCGGCGCATGCGCAGGTCATCCACCCACGAAGCTGTCATTGAAGCACGCGCAGGCCATCGCCGATCATTATCTTGGCGTTGAGCCG GTCTTCTCCCGTCAAGAGCTGGAATCGAACGACTCACTAAGCAAGCATCAAGAATGGAAGCTGGCTACTTACTTAGACCGCCTCCGCGAAGCCCTAACCAAAATAACACCACCTGTCTCCAAACCAACATCCCAAAGAACTTCTCCAGAGGCCACGCAATTCACCATAGACTACGTAGCCAAGGGATCTGGTCTTGCAGCGGCGCAGGTCAATAACACAATGTCTTTCAAAATATACCCAACAGCACAGCAATCTTTAGACCCTGGAGAAATAACAATCTTAATACGAGGACCCAAAGACACCTATGGTATGGCAGTGCTACCACCGATTCTAGGCAAAGCGCAATTGATCCGTCAAAAATTATTAGGCCTGCAAACGAAACCTAATTATACAGAAAACGCTCTGCCTATAACCCAAGGGGCCACCTACCTTAGAAATTACGGGAAAAATGATATGAACAAAACATATCACAtacctaaaacaaaatacgaCATCGAAATCGAAAACGAAGTGCGATCAGATCATATAAAGATAAGTTACTTTGCTCCATTTGAAGGAAGATATGAAATCTTTATCACAAGTCGAGGACAAAATATCGCTGGATCACCATTTTTAATATCTgcatcaaataatattatcagcttactagaaaaagaaaattattcacTAGAAGATGGCGAAGAAATTGATATTGTAGATGTAAAAACGGATAGAAAAGTCGTTTTAAGAATCGTCGACTTCGTAACTGAGAAAATGTTACTAAGAGAAAATGGATCCTTGGAAAAAATAACCGACGATGAAGCAAAGATATTAATGACAACAGACACTGGTACAACTAAAATGTTAACATCTGAAGCAACCACGAAAAACGTATCGCAAGTACATGAAAAACGTATCGAAAGTACATGTAAAAGTGTTCGATTTAgaaatgttttacaaaaagtCGTCACAATGGTCAGGGTTTGTAGAATTTGGTCTAAAATAGTAGCGGAAAAACGTTCTATTGAAACAGAAAAAAGTATGACTGTTAAATCTAGAAACAACAAATACATTCCCGATATTGTTAATTCGACATTCACAGACTCGAACATAGATCCCTACGTTATGAGGGAGACTCGCGATAAGTTAATAATTCCTGAGAATATTTCTGTGTCTATTCTCACTGAAAAATGTCAGCCTggctttgttaaaaataagccTATAAGTGAAGCTCGTTTTGAAAATAGTTCTCAAAATTTGACTGATGACACATGTAGCCCCGACAGCATAGAAGAGTACATACAAGTGCAGAccaatattgaaaatgatttgtttaaaatttctcAGTCTCCAAATAATAACCCATTCCTAAATGAAACAtatgaacaaaattataaaatagaaaaggaaTTGGGATCTTACGTTGCAAATGAATACGAAACAAATAATTCTCAAAACGAAGAAACGCCAGATgcaccaataaaaataattgttgaaGAAAACGACTTTTTACCGCCTATTAATAGTAATCcatttatagatataaatctAATAGAAAGACCGAAATCtccagtttttaaaataatatcaggAGAAATAAAGAGTCGTGTTGTATCACCAGTTCCGCTAGATGAGGAAGAAATTGGAAACGAATTTATAAATCCATTTTTCGTTCATCAACATCATCAATCAAGTGAGCTAGATGCTCCTCTACCCATCGCGGATTTTATAATTGGCGCACCAGTGTCGTTACCACCTTTGCTACGAGCTTCATCTCCTGTACCTGAAATGGAATCATTATTGATTAACGAAGTAAATCAAGAAAAGatgcaaaatattaaagacGAAGAAAATGAATCTTGTGAATATTCTACTCCTTTACATACAAATCAATCGAAAGCAAAAGATAACATAAATGtagaaaacaataatgtatCATCCACATTTCATAGTTTGGATGATGCCAACATTACTGAAAGTACCGTCAGTAATAAGCAATGTCTAGAAACCTATAACGTTAATACTACACACACATGTATAAGCGTGACACCAAAAAGAGAAATATGGGATTCCGCGTATGTAAGTATCGATGATAACAATAGTTCTCCagatagtaataataatgataatacaCCTTTGTGTGaggcaataaataaacagaagtTTTCTCCTAGCGATAACAATTTTGGACTTGCACACGacgaatttttaaatatgggACCAGCCGAAAGAGAAATTTGGCAAACTTGCAATGAACTTAAGGATAATATGGTTTTAAGTCATGATGACGTTAGAATGTCCAAAACTGATATAAAACGACCAATATTTACACCTATTATAGAAGAATGTGATCGAAGCTTATCATCtactataaaagaaaaaaataaatcagttcTGGCTGGGAAAAACAAAGAGTCTGATGCTGTAACGGTGGCATTTGCCGAACTTAATGATATATACCAAGAGTACTTTCCTACTACAAAGAAAGATTATTTTGCCAAAGCAAATGAAGAAGACAAAATTCATTACGCAGACGTGGAAAATGGAAACGACGAAGATGAGAATAGACATGTCAATTCAGCATCTGAAAGCGAAACAGATGTGAAGAgacaaatgaatgaattagAAGGAAAGATTTCTGAGGTTCAGGCAAATGCCACTGAATCTGTTTCAGTAAGTCAGACCCTTCATGAAAACCAAACACAAAACAATGTGAAAAGTGTATATAAAAACGAATTACAATTTGGAGATAATAAATCTACTAACATAGTacttgaaagaaaaaaatactgggaTGAAAAAATACGTCAAATAGAAGCTAAATCAGAAGAATCGACTACACTTCAAAAGAAAAGGAGACTTTCATCTAGACATTTGAGAAATAACGATTCTTTAACAAAGCGAAGAGGTAaacatattgttaaaaatttccTTAATGCCGAACAAGATAAAAGTCACATTAAAGCCAATGCTATTATAAACAGGAGAAGTCCCATACCGCAAGAAGTGTCCACATCAACAAATCAAGACAAAGAACCACATACTGAAGTCAAATTAGTAGATAAATGGAAAAATTACTGGGATAGTAAATTAACAgcagaaaataatgaaaaagagaataaagaaaattcgTCGTGTTTTAGAACTAAGTCACCAAAATCCCTGAAATCACCAACTTCTTCTAAATCACCCACTTCTACCAAATCATCGAATTCTCACAAATCACTAACTTTACCAACGACACAAGTAGTGAAATCAAATGAAGATACTATAGAAGCCTACAATGAAATCGTATCTGAAACACCCGTACCGGTGAAACATGAACTTCCAGAAGAAGTATTCAAAGCTTTTGAAACAAGtccaaaaagattttttggtACCTctagaaaacaaatattaaacaaaatagacACTTTTTTAGGAAAACCAAGCACCGTAGATAAATCATCGGCAGATGAGATCTGTGCCAGTCGAGATAGTGGATTAGTTTCTAATCGCATATcaatgtttcataaaatatccAATACTGAAGATGTATCATGGTCTCGAAGAAAATGTCAGAGTCTACATAATATTTCCCATGGGAGTgacaaaaatcttttttcatCGCAGAAGAATTCTGAAATCATTAAGCATAAATATAATGACTCTCAAGTCATACAGCCTACAGGGAACTTGAATACTGATATGGACGATTCTAGAACAGACATAAAAAAGACCCAAAACAAATCAACATTGAAAGACAAAAGAGCTAAAGTCgagtataaaacatttaacagAAGTTTCGACGAAACAACTTTAAGCCAAGAATTAGATGAACTTCGAAACCAGAACAAATATGTAAAGAGAACGATCAAAGATTTAAATCAACATGACCAAAACCTTGATAAATACAAGAAGTCAAATGAATTACGTAAATCATCTATAAGCAGGTCAGAaatggatatttttaataaggcCATAAAGGCAACCGATGATGATCTAGACAAGTACAAATCGTGTGACGAATTGCCTAAAATCAATGTGAAAAATTTCATATCTCTCTACGAAAGTGTCTCGAGTACAACTAAGCCATCGACAGCGGTCGGGAAACTTggcaaaaacatatttagttCTCAGATGCAGGTGCATAATAACTCGACGCAAG gAGCTATAACAAGCAGTGGGCCATCGAGTATAATGCGACCACGGCCTTATTTAACGAGGTCGCGAACTTACACTAGTTCTGAAAATATGAGCATTGACAGCGGTGGTACAAGAACTACCAGTTCCCTTGATATAGAAAATGTTACAGGATTAGATAAAGAAACTACCTACGTAAGCCTCTCTGATATAGAATTGGAGATAGTTGAGAGTCCAGACAAATGTAAAGAATCTACTCCCAAACTACTACAAAAAGACGACACGGACAAAGTAAAGAAAGATTACAAATCACGTTTCAAAATTGCGAAAGAGTTCTTCCAATCGTTAGAAGAAATCGGACCTGTAAAGAAACCTCCAAAAATAAACGAATGCCAAGCGATGCTACAAAGCACGTCCACTGAATCTCTCGaaagcaaacaaaaaaagCGACCAAAAAGTAAAGTAGGGAAGTCACATTCAATGCCATCATCAGAATTTGCTAGGATATGGAACGAGATGAAAGACGAAGATTCCAATAAATTGGTCAAGATATCAGAAAAATTCAATGTGGACGATTTATTTACTGATGTCACTGAAGGAAAATTAAGTAGGCAGGGTAGTTTAAGAGGCATTCCTCATAAGAAAGCAGTTCTCGAAGCATTTAGATCTATGGAAAACGTTTCAGATAATACAATTAGTCCTTATGAAATGGCAGTTTCTCAGCAAAATGACATAGCCCAAGATAAGGAGGCCAAAAAAGCGCAGACTTATTTGAGCGAATATCCATACTTACCTACAACATGTCCGTCTATGTACCATTCAAGAATCGATGCCAAGGCATCAGGACTTATTTCATTGAAAGAACTTAAAGATATGAAACGACCTAGAAGAAACAGTGTGCCAGATTTACGATTGAACCCAACATTCACCGCAGACCTTTAA